In Parerythrobacter aestuarii, the sequence CGTCTACCTCACCCGCCCGCTGTTCCGCATGATCGCAGGGCTGAAGCTGCGCGAGATGTTCACTGCAGCTGCTTTGATGATCGTAATCGGGATCGCACTGCTGATGACGCTGGTCGGGCTGTCTCCCGCATTGGGGGCCTTTATCGCCGGGGTTGTCCTCGCCAACAGCGAATTCCGGCATGAGCTCGAGGCGGATATCGACCCCTTCAAGAGCTTGCTGCTGGGTCTGTTCTTCATCACCGTGGGTGCCGGGATCGACTTCGTACTGGTCCAGTCAATCTGGGGCGATGTGCTATTCTGGACGGCCGTCGTGATCGCAACCAAGATGGCAGTGCTCTTCGGGATCGGGAAGGCTTTCCACTTGATGGGCCAGGACCGCTGGCTGTTCAGCCTTGGCCTTGCGCAGGCAGGTGAGTTCGGGTTCGTGCTTGTTTCCTTCGCTGTCGGCAATGCCGTGCTAGGGGAAGAACTGGCGAGCCTGCTTCTGCTCGTGATCGCCTTTTCGATGCTGGTTACCCCCTTGCTGTTCATCTTCTACGACCAGGTCGTGGTGCCGCGTTACACAGGTGGCGACGAGCGCGAGCCCGATACGATCGACGAATCGAATGATATCATCATTGCCGGGCGCGGCCGGGTTGGGGGGATCGTAGACCGCATGCTCAATGCTGCAGGTTACCAGGCAACGGTGATCGACTACGATTCACGCCACATCAGCAACATGGAAAAATTCGGCACCAAGGCATATTTTGGCGACGCAACGAGGCCCGACCTGCTCGCCAGCGCGGGCATCGCACATGCCAAGATCCTGGTCGTGGCGCTCGACGAGAAAGAGCAAATCGACAAGATCGTCACTCATGTCCACCAGAATTATCCCGAAGTGCACATCGTCGCCCGCGCCATAGATCGCGATCACGTGTTCAAGCTGTGGGCGATCGGATGCCGCGATATCATCCGCGAGACCTATGACGGGTCGGTGCGCATCGGGCGTTCCGTGTTTGAGGCGTTAGGGCATGACCGGCAGGCAGCACAGGCGATGGCCGATGCGTTCGAAGAGGCTGATCGCAGCACGATGATCGAGTTCGCATCGGTCTACAAGATCGACGTGCCCTCATGGGACAACGAGGAACTGATCGAGAAGGTCAAGGAAATGCGCAAGGAATGGGACCCCAAGCTGCGCGACATGATGGACACCATCATGGACCGTGGACGGGGGCGCTAGGGAGCAAACGGATGGCCGTGCCTGTCGACTTCTTCTTCGACCTGTCTTCCCCTTGGACGCGGTTGGCGTTCCACAATTTCCAGCGAATGCCAGAATTCTCGCTTACGAGCACGCGCTGGCGGCCGTTTCTTGTCGGGGGCGTGTTCAACGCCGTAAATCCCCGCGTCTACGAAGCGCGCGAAGGGGACCAGACGCGTATGCTGCTCGGATTCGGCTGGCTCAAGGAATGGGCTCGGCTGGCCGACTTGCCGATGAACTTCCCGTCGGAGCATCACCCGGTCAAATCGGTCCATGCCATGCGCTGCTGTTGCGTGCTGGAGGATGACCAGCCGAGCCTGCTGCGCTTCGCCGAAGCGGCCTTCCACGCCTATTTTGCTGACCAGCGCAACCTCGATGATCCGGCAGAGCTCGCCGCCATTGCCGACGCAATCGGGATGGATGGTGCAAAACTGCTCGAACGCGCGAGTTCGCAACCGGTGAAGGATCTGCTACGCGCAAACACGCAGGAAGCGATCGATCACGGCGCTTTCGGATCACCGACAATCTTCGTGGGTCGCGAGTCGATGTATTTCGGGAACGACCAGCTGCCACTGGTAGCTCAGCGGATCAGGGAACTGGCCGAAGCCTGATCAGGCCGCTTGCGGATAGAACATCGCTCGCTGGCCGCTGCGGTCGAACGGTGCCCATTCGCCTTCCGGCTGCGCCAGCCGATCGGCAACAGCGAACCACACCGCCGGATTGAACACCAGGCCCATGTGGCTGCCGTAGAGTTCGATGTTCTCGGTCTCGCCGCTCAGATCGGCATCGAGGCAGTTCTCCCACGCGGTCACCCCGTCCTGCCGGGAAAAGATCGCAGTCGATGGCACCGGCAACGGTGCGCTTTCCTCGGCAATCCGCTCGCGGACGAGGTCTTCCTCGAGGTAATCCCCCGTCATCCATTCATAGAGCGCAGTGACATTGGTCGCGCCGGGGTTGCCAGTGAACGGGCTGCCGAGCGTAATCACCTGCCGCACCATTTCCGGATGCTTTCGCGCCAGCTGGCGCGCCATGATCCCGCCCAGGCTCCAGCCGACGAGGCTGACCTTGCGCCCGTGCTCCCTGTAGAGCAACTCGACGCGGTCCTTGACTCGCTCGCCATCGATCCCGGTCGAGCGGATGCCTAGGTTGCGCCCCAGCTCCCACG encodes:
- a CDS encoding 2-hydroxychromene-2-carboxylate isomerase translates to MAVPVDFFFDLSSPWTRLAFHNFQRMPEFSLTSTRWRPFLVGGVFNAVNPRVYEAREGDQTRMLLGFGWLKEWARLADLPMNFPSEHHPVKSVHAMRCCCVLEDDQPSLLRFAEAAFHAYFADQRNLDDPAELAAIADAIGMDGAKLLERASSQPVKDLLRANTQEAIDHGAFGSPTIFVGRESMYFGNDQLPLVAQRIRELAEA
- a CDS encoding esterase/lipase family protein, which produces MLDVTIQRPSLALALTEVPRSLFEMALIPFCSPVLANAPRGDGHPVLVLPGFMTSDMSTFAMRRYLDSLGYQTYPWELGRNLGIRSTGIDGERVKDRVELLYREHGRKVSLVGWSLGGIMARQLARKHPEMVRQVITLGSPFTGNPGATNVTALYEWMTGDYLEEDLVRERIAEESAPLPVPSTAIFSRQDGVTAWENCLDADLSGETENIELYGSHMGLVFNPAVWFAVADRLAQPEGEWAPFDRSGQRAMFYPQAA
- a CDS encoding cation:proton antiporter domain-containing protein, producing MGDFLILAFSLLVAGVVAVPLATRFGLGTVLGYLLAGMALSPLLSFLNVNVEQMQQFAEFGVVMMLFVIGLELEPKRLWEMRRRLVAFGGGQVLLTTVVLAGIGLLAGNAWQTALAIGMILALSSTAIVLQTLEEKKLMRTQGGEASFSVLLVQDVAVIPMLALLPLLALPELAGAVHGADGSHGHGGASLVEGLPAWLGAIVTLGSVGLVVLIGVYLTRPLFRMIAGLKLREMFTAAALMIVIGIALLMTLVGLSPALGAFIAGVVLANSEFRHELEADIDPFKSLLLGLFFITVGAGIDFVLVQSIWGDVLFWTAVVIATKMAVLFGIGKAFHLMGQDRWLFSLGLAQAGEFGFVLVSFAVGNAVLGEELASLLLLVIAFSMLVTPLLFIFYDQVVVPRYTGGDEREPDTIDESNDIIIAGRGRVGGIVDRMLNAAGYQATVIDYDSRHISNMEKFGTKAYFGDATRPDLLASAGIAHAKILVVALDEKEQIDKIVTHVHQNYPEVHIVARAIDRDHVFKLWAIGCRDIIRETYDGSVRIGRSVFEALGHDRQAAQAMADAFEEADRSTMIEFASVYKIDVPSWDNEELIEKVKEMRKEWDPKLRDMMDTIMDRGRGR